From Triticum aestivum cultivar Chinese Spring chromosome 7B, IWGSC CS RefSeq v2.1, whole genome shotgun sequence:
CCTACCTGGGGATTCCCATTGGTGACTCTCGACTGACCGTTGCGGACCTATGCCCTATTGTGTCCAGGATGCAGCACCGTGTAGCGCCTTGGCGGGGCAGATGGCTTTCTAAGGCGGCTAGGATAGTCCTCGTCAGCTCTTCACTGACAACCTTCTCATGTTCAtcatgagcttctatagccttCATGAGACCCCGCACTAGGAGATTGCCAAATATCAGGCGCGGTTCTTCTGGACTGGGGAGGGGGGACAAGCAAAAATACCATATGGCCAGTTGTCCTGACATTTGTAAGCCAATGAACCAAGGCGGCCTCGAGATCCTATCCTCCAGGCGCATGAACACCGCCCTGTTGACACGTTGGCTCTGGAGGATTGCTAATGGGTATGGTGGCCTCTGGCTGGACATAGTCAGGAACAAATACCTTCGCGGTCAGCCCCTTGCCTTCTGCCAACGAACTGGTGGTTCCTAGTTCTGGCAGTGCATCATCCAGCTCATGCCGATCCTCCGCATAGGTACTTCCATCTCTGTTTGATTCTTCGACGCTGTTCTGGTTCGATCAGTGGGTGGGAGATCACCCCTGGCCGCTCGCTTCCCGGAGTTATTCTCCATCGTGGTTGACCATCGGGTCTCTGTCGAATTGTTTGTATCCGGTAGTTGTGGATTCGGATACTTCAGTTTAAATTTTTGTTTAAGGAAATTAGGAGGCGCTTTcacaaaaataataattcaaaaacAATTAAGTGGTGAGAGAGAGCAGGTCAGCAGGGGTGCGCTACTAAATTTTTGTTAGAATCTTGTGATTGATTGCCCAGTATCCATGTATGATGCTTTGTTTTGCTAATTGGTGCTGCTGATTTATTTGCTGCTCCAAACATGACGGTTGAATTATAGCTGAAAAATGATAGTTGGACTGCTAGTTATAAGATATTATGAAAATATAGGAGAGAGAATATAGACAACGTGTATATACTATATAGAGAATCTGTTGAAAAACTGGATGTGTATATCAGAGTATCTTTTCAGACCATTGTGTACAtaaaaatttagacaaccgaaTTTATAAATGCTGCTGAAGATGCTCATCTAACAAAATATTAATGTATGTcatcaaaaattatatcgttggattcgtatttaaacatagtttCTGATAATATTATTTTGGTTATGTACATAACGTGTATTTTATTAGTTAACAACATGGTTAAAATATGAGTCTAACCtcttgtttggttaaaaagtctttAGGAGGTACTTTTCTAGTCCTtacactaaaaagtccctggaaacaaacacccctaAGAAACCTGATAGAACTCCAACTACTATCCTTAATTAGATACAACTCCATGCAAAACCCGGCCTATGGCCAGCGCGTGAGTTGATGGGTGCTTAATTAGATCGCTGGTTGCAATTGTATACCTTCGTGTTCCGATCCAGGGAAGGATCGATCGAGCCAGCTTCGCTTCATCTTCGCCCGTCCTCCCGTCGCCGTCGCCTGAAGTACTACGGCAGCTCAACGCCGGGCGTCGGCCAACATGATAGCCAAAGAGGAGAAAGAGCTGGTGCCGCAGCTGCGGTTCCCGGCGGGATACCACTTCCGGCCAACCGACGAGGAGCTCCTCGACGTCTACCTCCGCGCCAAGATCGACGGACGGGAGCCGCCGCTGGACGTGTTCATGGACGTGGACATCCTCGACTGGGACCCCGCCGAGCTCGTCGGTACGTACGTAATTAATTACCCTACATCTCAACTTCTTAAACTGGTTCACTCGCCGGATAGATCTATCCATCCTAATTTCTGTTGGTTGCAAATAATTCAGTTAAATGTTGAATGAAATCGGTCGAGTCCATCTTAGTTTCCTGTCAAATGCATGCACTCCCAACGAATCGAGGCGATCGATTGATTTCGGTTTCATCTTAACCTAACTAGAGAAGCGCAAGGCCTACGGGGAGGGCAGATACTTCTTCACGAAAAGAACTGAGTGTCCGGCGAACAAGAACGGCGAGCCGCGCCGGAAGCTGTACAAGGTGAAGGCGAGCTGGAAGGCCACGGGGTGCCCAGGGATCATCTACCGCAGTGCGACGGGCGAGAAAATCGGGACAAAAAGGATCCTCACCTACTATTCCGGCGGCGTCGAGTGTGATAAGTGGAGCATGAACGAGTACGTCATGACAGGCAGGGCAGGGGTACGTACGATCAACACGCAACGCTACCTTGTATTTTTTTTAACCAGATTATTATCAAAGCTTTAAATAGTAGCACGACGGACGgttccaaaataaatgtttcaaTTTTAGCACAACATTaaaaactttgtactaaagttgacACACTTATTTTGGGATTGAGGGAGTACTTGTCTATGATGATCTGCAGATCAACTCATCCCTTGTGCCCGGTCGATCCGAGTAGTTATGCGAGTAAATTAGGGTTTGTGGTCTACACCATGTTCCCCTCCATTTATCCATGGTACCGCTCACAATTATGGATATAATTCCGTAAGTGCACTCCATAATAAGGTATTGCAAATATTAGCTATTCCAAACAATTTGAATATATTATTTTAATTGGCATAGTGTGTAGCCAATTCTTCACACACCAAATAACGAATGTAAGTGTCCCCCAAAACACAAATGTAAGCTTTATTAGTAAAAAAAGGACATTGTTTAGAACGTAATAAAGTCTTAAACATTTGCAACTTTCACTATCGACACTTTTTAGAAGGTCCAGTGGGCTGAATATTTGAAAATCACACGTATAAATTTATCTTGACGCTGCATTCGTTGTATCCTATTTTGTAGGGTTTTattaataaatactccctccgtcccaaaataagtgtcttgaactTAATACAAATTTGTAccagagctagtacaaagttgagacacttattttaggacggagggagtacattacttCGTATGTGAATGTCTAGAAGTGTATGGGAGTGTACTAATCATATACTTCTAACAGCTTGTTAACCTACTATAAGCATGTGGTAGAAGTATATAGAAGTGCACCGGGGCGTACTAACGTTAAATACTACTACTACAACTTACATCACATTCCACTTTTACACTGTCTGCATTGCAGCTGGATCAGTGGATCTTGTGCACAATACAGGAGAAGTTACACTGGGAGGCCAAAAGCAGCAAACACGCAGCAGGCAAGATGGCAGAAGACACTAGTAGCAAAGGCAAGACAGTGGCAACAGGCGCTAGAAAGGTGCCCAAGACCAAAAGACAGAAGAAGGAGAAGATGGACCCCTCCCAGCCACATAAAACTCAGGAACAACTGCAGCAACCACAGCAAAAACAAGAGACCACACCTGACGTATTCTCCGAACCGCCAACAATGTTTACAAGTGATCACCATGCTTTGCATGAAGAAGAGATCATGGAGCAGGACTTCACAACCAAGATGATCCAAGTCGTTGTCCAGCAAGAACACCCATATGGAGATCAGCATTACCTTGACGCCCCAGCGCCACAAGAGACAACATACGAAGGACCCGGCGAGCCACCGTTGAAGCCGCACCACCAGCATGGTTACCATGCTTGGCTGGAAGAGCAACAACATCAGGAGCTTGAGGATCCGTTCTCCGTTCAACATCAGTTTGACCCATTCAACACCATGATATTTCAGGGCCACACAGGTCAAGAACCAACACCTGGGTGGTGGCAGCAGCACCAGCCAAGCTACATAGATAATTATCATCAGTTTTTCCTGCCAGCCAATGGCATGGAGCATGCCAGCGGGTGTCAGCTTCCGCACCAACAGACTCTTTATCCGCTTGGAACACCAGGATCCCATGGGGACTTCAAACCAACTTCACAACATGAACTGCAATTCCCATTGGACCCCGCAAAACCCAACGAGCAGCAAACAAGTCCCGATTCTGTGCTCGGCGTGTGTCAACATTGTCAGCTGACTAGTGCGGATAAGGTCGCGTGCTCCCTATGTTGTTGTGGTGGATTTAATTCGGAGATGAAGTAACTAGATCTATTATCGTTATCTATGTACATATGTTGTCTTATTATGTCAGATTGAGTTGATAGTCATGTTTAGGGCCGTCTGAGTAAAGGTAATTAGAGCAGCACGTCAATAAAGTAGCGGACGCATCCGCGTGCATCCTGAGTATATGTCGTCATCTGTGCATTATGCTTTTGCTTGCGGACAATCAAGCAATAATAGTACTATGCTTGCTAAGTACTGATCGTTCTTTCTTTTTTTATCCTGTGGTACAAAGGTGTTGGTAACTTCACCCGCAGAAAAAATAAGTTGTTGCTAACTAATGGGCGCCACTGAATCCATCTTGAAGTATCTAGTGAAATCCTTAAACTTCAGGTTTCTCTTTTAGGTTACATGTTCTAGATTATTCGAACTAAAAATATCAAGACAGATGTGTGTGGTTATCATATACTACGACCCACGACAGCTTAATACTACAACATGCAGGAACAACTAAAAAAATCTTGATCTTTACAGCCACGGGATTACATGTGTGTATTGTACAAAAAGGGAGATTATGCTGGGCTCATTCAGTTATACTTGACCATGGTAACCAAATTACTGTCCCATTCATTGGAAAGATTAGTTTTGGTTCTTGCACATGGGACGATGGGTTCAAGAATTACTGAGCCAAGAGAGAAAGTTACGCAAAGCTGCTCTTGCTCTCTTTCTGTCACTATAAATTATGCAAAGTtgctcttgctctctctctctttacAGTTGAGAGGTTTAATGAAGTGCTCTAGTAGCCAATTGTGATATGGTTAACTACACTTTTTCTTAGATCAATTTGTCCAGTAGCTAGCAAGGCATCACATCACAGATCGATGCATCGACTCAGCCCTTGCAGATTTAGTGAATCTGCAAATCCTAATTAGAACTGTTGATCGGTAATTTCAGCGTACATGCAAGTTGCCACATGACAGATGATGGTGATTGATGAGGCCATGGAGGTAGATAAAAACACAACGCGTGTTCAGTCACCGGACGTTTGGCTTAAGCCCAGTGACAATCTAAAGTGTCATATTCTATTATCAATTAATTTGCGCAGTAGCGAAGTTTACCAATTCAGTGAATATGCACAGCACCAAACCAATATCTTAATCAAGCATAGATCTGACAGACATCACGAAACAAGAGGCGACCAGATTTACCTAGATATGagattttttcgataaagggtggattTATTGACTCAAAACGAAGtatcaagaaaatacaaacatgatgagcacacacccggcctctgcatagttaggatggACACAGCCAACACTAACACACATAAAAGCACACGcgggcaaatagcaaagtcatataagaccaaagctatgcataTGCGaggcaaaaaaaataaaactaagtgaTTAGATCCTTGATCGGCAAACTATAGGaaagaccatatccgcaccaaccatctcatgacaaaACGTGAACGAAgagattcttcaacagcaacgcttTCACAAAGGGAGCGATGCTTAGGCGCCtgcgtcaccggatccaaccaccgaaggatagaatctaggttttcaccctgaagaaacggtccgagcatatccgagcaatgccttcaacaaggtaacgacgtatGAATgtcgccattgccaggtataaccaactcgGGTCAGACCTgggctttcaccccggagctcgataCTAGGTGCTCGAGAAGCACCACCATTGGAGTCATTCATGTGACgtcgccaccacttttccgcaATCCGAGCAGCTACACGCGATACGAACGCTGCCGCTGCACAACCATGCCTCTGCATCAAGCCGCCATCGATAGTTTGCATCTCATCACCGGAGCACCGAATCTGGAGAGATGAACCCTCACGAAGATTTCCAGTGGCCACAACCGCCATGGAGTCGCAGGAGGTCAAAGCTACGTAGTTTGCATCCACCACCAAATAGGCCAATCAAAATCTAGATCACCACCACCGCCTGAGCGCCCGTCCGCCGGCGAGGGGAGGCCAGACCGAAACAAGTGCTTGCCCAGCCGTGGGGATGCATGCAGCCGTACGCTCTCGAACAATTCCACACATCGCTGGAACAAATCCATGGCCCTGGCCAGCGGCATCACCCATCCAGCGCCCGCCCATCCAGGTTTGTGCGTGCCCACCGTTGCCGTTCAAGCCAGCCGCCAGGGACAGTCGCCCGTGTCCACCAAGCCGCCGAGCCCCGCCAGGACCTCGCGTCCCAGCGCACGCCGACGCGCCGCCCTCGTCAGTGCCCACCAGATCTGGGTGCCGCCACGAgaggaggccccgccgccgccgtcagccccACAGGCTTTACCCGGCGGCGTCCTCCGGCGACGGCGCGGCAGCAGGTGGAGGGAAGGAGGGTGGCGGCGCTGGGTTTGCCAAGGGACACCCGAGCCGCCTTGGGCGAGGCGACGCGGGGTCTGGCGCTCAGAGCCTGCCTTTCTGACCTAGATATGAGATGACTTGGGGATCGATCGAGGTCCAACTAATTAACTAATGTAAGTGACATAACCTTGGCTGTATTTGCCAAACTTAGCTAAGCATAAGCTATGAGAAGACTTCACTATACATGACAACGGCATGTAAACATACGACAAATGTAAGCAAGAAAGCAGATCAAACATGAAGTTGCTCTAACTTATTTTGTGCATCGACCAGCTGGTGGGACGCTTTCTTCTTACAAAGTTTGCTTGGGGCCTTTCTCATCGCCCTTCTGCGCCTTGATGTACTTTGTGATGGCCTCAGCAATGCGAGCGAAAGTGCTGGTAGTGACAAAGGCTGCGTTGCCTGTGTGCTCGTCCTCAACTTCATATTCC
This genomic window contains:
- the LOC123158795 gene encoding NAC domain-containing protein 43-like — protein: MIAKEEKELVPQLRFPAGYHFRPTDEELLDVYLRAKIDGREPPLDVFMDVDILDWDPAELVEKRKAYGEGRYFFTKRTECPANKNGEPRRKLYKVKASWKATGCPGIIYRSATGEKIGTKRILTYYSGGVECDKWSMNEYVMTGRAGLDQWILCTIQEKLHWEAKSSKHAAGKMAEDTSSKGKTVATGARKVPKTKRQKKEKMDPSQPHKTQEQLQQPQQKQETTPDVFSEPPTMFTSDHHALHEEEIMEQDFTTKMIQVVVQQEHPYGDQHYLDAPAPQETTYEGPGEPPLKPHHQHGYHAWLEEQQHQELEDPFSVQHQFDPFNTMIFQGHTGQEPTPGWWQQHQPSYIDNYHQFFLPANGMEHASGCQLPHQQTLYPLGTPGSHGDFKPTSQHELQFPLDPAKPNEQQTSPDSVLGVCQHCQLTSADKVACSLCCCGGFNSEMK